A genomic segment from Corylus avellana chromosome ca5, CavTom2PMs-1.0 encodes:
- the LOC132182764 gene encoding transcription factor JUNGBRUNNEN 1-like isoform X1, protein MEVAKVSSSDNCSDDKDNEEMMLPGFRFHPTDEELIGFYLRRKVENKPISIELIKQVDIYKYDPWDLPKVSSMGEKEWYFFCIRGRKYRNSIRPNRVTGSGFWKATGIDKAIYSVQEPHQSIGLKKSLVYYRGSAGKGTKTDWMMHEFRLPPNHLDKSNNLINATNIPQEAEVWTLCRIFKRIPSYKKYAPNWKEPAAKLNSTDSCSKTCGFESDNISFEDSVIQQNESKPFIQQVDHERNHYFVGRLNSSAQAPFPSAYSSLWNPSADDFFTNGSWDELRSVVQLAADPSQVYKCR, encoded by the exons ATGGAGGTGGCAAAGGTGAGTTCTTCAGACAACTGCAGTGACGACAAGGATAATGAAGAAATGATGCTTCCAGGGTTTCGATTTCATCCAACAGATGAAGAACTTATTGGGTTTTATTTGCGGCGAAAGGTGGAGAATAAACCAATCAGTATTGAGCTCATCAAACAAGTTGATATCTACAAATACGATCCATGGGATCTTCCAA AAGTGAGCAGCATGGGGGAGAAGGAGTGGTATTTCTTCTGCATAAGAGGGAGGAAGTACAGGAACAGCATTAGACCAAACAGAGTGACAGGGTCTGGATTTTGGAAGGCCACAGGCATTGACAAGGCAATATATTCAGTCCAAGAACCTCATCAAAGCATCGGCCTCAAGAAGTCGTTAGTCTACTACCGTGGGAGTGCTGGTAAAGGCACCAAAACTGATTGGATGATGCATGAGTTTCGCCTTCCTCCAAATCATCTTGACAAATCTAACAACCTCATTAATGCCACCAATATTCCTCAAGAAGCT GAAGTTTGGACACTTTGCCGAATATTCAAACGGATCCCATCCTATAAAAAGTATGCCCCGAATTGGAAAGAACCCGCCGCCAAACTGAATTCAACCGATTCATGTTCGAAAACATGCGGTTTTGAATCAGACAACATAAGCTTTGAAGACTCAGTCATccaacaaaatgaaagcaaaccCTTCATCCAACAAGTTGATCATGAAAGAAACCACTATTTTGTTGGCCGCTTGAATTCTTCAGCTCAAGCTCCATTTCCATCGGCTTACTCAAGCTTGTGGAACCCGAGTGCAGATGATTTCTTTACAAATGGAAGCTGGGATGAGCTCAGATCGGTGGTTCAGCTAGCCGCTGATCCATCCCAAGTTTATAAGTGTAGATAA
- the LOC132182743 gene encoding transcription factor JUNGBRUNNEN 1-like isoform X2 translates to MEVAKVSSSDNCSDDKDNEEMMLPGFRFHPTDEELIGFYLRRKVENKPISIELIKQVDIYKYDPWDLPMSSMGEKEWYFFCIRGRKYRNSIRPNRVTGSGFWKATGIDKAIYSVQEPHQSIGLKKSLVYYRGSAGKGTKTDWMMHEFRLPPNHLDKSNNLINATNIPQEAEVWTLCRIFKRIPSYKKYSPNWKEPAAKLNPTDSCLKTCSFESDNISFEDSVIQQNESKPFIQQVDHERNHYFVGRLNSSAQAPFPSAYSSLWNPSADDFFTNGSWDELRSVVQLAADPSQVYKCR, encoded by the exons ATGGAGGTGGCAAAGGTGAGTTCTTCAGACAACTGCAGTGACGACAAGGATAATGAAGAAATGATGCTTCCAGGGTTTCGATTTCATCCAACAGATGAAGAACTTATTGGGTTTTATTTGCGGCGAAAGGTGGAGAATAAACCAATCAGTATTGAGCTCATCAAACAAGTTGATATCTACAAATACGATCCATGGGATCTTCCAA TGAGCAGCATGGGGGAGAAGGAGTGGTATTTCTTCTGCATAAGAGGGAGGAAGTACAGGAACAGCATTAGACCAAACAGAGTGACAGGGTCTGGATTTTGGAAGGCCACAGGCATTGACAAGGCAATATATTCAGTCCAAGAACCTCATCAAAGCATCGGCCTCAAGAAGTCGTTAGTCTACTACCGTGGGAGTGCTGGTAAAGGCACCAAAACTGATTGGATGATGCATGAGTTTCGCCTTCCTCCAAATCATCTTGACAAATCTAACAACCTCATTAATGCCACCAATATTCCTCAAGAAGCT GAAGTTTGGACACTTTGCCGAATATTCAAACGGATCCCATCCTATAAAAAGTATTCCCCGAATTGGAAAGAACCCGCCGCCAAACTGAATCCAACCGATTCATGCTTGAAAACATGCAGTTTTGAATCAGACAACATAAGCTTTGAAGACTCAGTCATccaacaaaatgaaagcaaaccCTTCATCCAACAAGTTGATCATGAAAGAAACCACTATTTTGTTGGCCGCTTGAATTCTTCAGCTCAAGCTCCATTTCCATCGGCTTACTCAAGCTTGTGGAACCCGAGTGCAGATGATTTCTTCACAAATGGAAGCTGGGATGAGCTCAGATCGGTGGTTCAGCTAGCCGCTGATCCATCCCAAGTTTATAAGTGTAGATAA
- the LOC132182764 gene encoding transcription factor JUNGBRUNNEN 1-like isoform X2, with product MEVAKVSSSDNCSDDKDNEEMMLPGFRFHPTDEELIGFYLRRKVENKPISIELIKQVDIYKYDPWDLPMSSMGEKEWYFFCIRGRKYRNSIRPNRVTGSGFWKATGIDKAIYSVQEPHQSIGLKKSLVYYRGSAGKGTKTDWMMHEFRLPPNHLDKSNNLINATNIPQEAEVWTLCRIFKRIPSYKKYAPNWKEPAAKLNSTDSCSKTCGFESDNISFEDSVIQQNESKPFIQQVDHERNHYFVGRLNSSAQAPFPSAYSSLWNPSADDFFTNGSWDELRSVVQLAADPSQVYKCR from the exons ATGGAGGTGGCAAAGGTGAGTTCTTCAGACAACTGCAGTGACGACAAGGATAATGAAGAAATGATGCTTCCAGGGTTTCGATTTCATCCAACAGATGAAGAACTTATTGGGTTTTATTTGCGGCGAAAGGTGGAGAATAAACCAATCAGTATTGAGCTCATCAAACAAGTTGATATCTACAAATACGATCCATGGGATCTTCCAA TGAGCAGCATGGGGGAGAAGGAGTGGTATTTCTTCTGCATAAGAGGGAGGAAGTACAGGAACAGCATTAGACCAAACAGAGTGACAGGGTCTGGATTTTGGAAGGCCACAGGCATTGACAAGGCAATATATTCAGTCCAAGAACCTCATCAAAGCATCGGCCTCAAGAAGTCGTTAGTCTACTACCGTGGGAGTGCTGGTAAAGGCACCAAAACTGATTGGATGATGCATGAGTTTCGCCTTCCTCCAAATCATCTTGACAAATCTAACAACCTCATTAATGCCACCAATATTCCTCAAGAAGCT GAAGTTTGGACACTTTGCCGAATATTCAAACGGATCCCATCCTATAAAAAGTATGCCCCGAATTGGAAAGAACCCGCCGCCAAACTGAATTCAACCGATTCATGTTCGAAAACATGCGGTTTTGAATCAGACAACATAAGCTTTGAAGACTCAGTCATccaacaaaatgaaagcaaaccCTTCATCCAACAAGTTGATCATGAAAGAAACCACTATTTTGTTGGCCGCTTGAATTCTTCAGCTCAAGCTCCATTTCCATCGGCTTACTCAAGCTTGTGGAACCCGAGTGCAGATGATTTCTTTACAAATGGAAGCTGGGATGAGCTCAGATCGGTGGTTCAGCTAGCCGCTGATCCATCCCAAGTTTATAAGTGTAGATAA
- the LOC132182743 gene encoding transcription factor JUNGBRUNNEN 1-like isoform X1, which yields MEVAKVSSSDNCSDDKDNEEMMLPGFRFHPTDEELIGFYLRRKVENKPISIELIKQVDIYKYDPWDLPKVSSMGEKEWYFFCIRGRKYRNSIRPNRVTGSGFWKATGIDKAIYSVQEPHQSIGLKKSLVYYRGSAGKGTKTDWMMHEFRLPPNHLDKSNNLINATNIPQEAEVWTLCRIFKRIPSYKKYSPNWKEPAAKLNPTDSCLKTCSFESDNISFEDSVIQQNESKPFIQQVDHERNHYFVGRLNSSAQAPFPSAYSSLWNPSADDFFTNGSWDELRSVVQLAADPSQVYKCR from the exons ATGGAGGTGGCAAAGGTGAGTTCTTCAGACAACTGCAGTGACGACAAGGATAATGAAGAAATGATGCTTCCAGGGTTTCGATTTCATCCAACAGATGAAGAACTTATTGGGTTTTATTTGCGGCGAAAGGTGGAGAATAAACCAATCAGTATTGAGCTCATCAAACAAGTTGATATCTACAAATACGATCCATGGGATCTTCCAA AAGTGAGCAGCATGGGGGAGAAGGAGTGGTATTTCTTCTGCATAAGAGGGAGGAAGTACAGGAACAGCATTAGACCAAACAGAGTGACAGGGTCTGGATTTTGGAAGGCCACAGGCATTGACAAGGCAATATATTCAGTCCAAGAACCTCATCAAAGCATCGGCCTCAAGAAGTCGTTAGTCTACTACCGTGGGAGTGCTGGTAAAGGCACCAAAACTGATTGGATGATGCATGAGTTTCGCCTTCCTCCAAATCATCTTGACAAATCTAACAACCTCATTAATGCCACCAATATTCCTCAAGAAGCT GAAGTTTGGACACTTTGCCGAATATTCAAACGGATCCCATCCTATAAAAAGTATTCCCCGAATTGGAAAGAACCCGCCGCCAAACTGAATCCAACCGATTCATGCTTGAAAACATGCAGTTTTGAATCAGACAACATAAGCTTTGAAGACTCAGTCATccaacaaaatgaaagcaaaccCTTCATCCAACAAGTTGATCATGAAAGAAACCACTATTTTGTTGGCCGCTTGAATTCTTCAGCTCAAGCTCCATTTCCATCGGCTTACTCAAGCTTGTGGAACCCGAGTGCAGATGATTTCTTCACAAATGGAAGCTGGGATGAGCTCAGATCGGTGGTTCAGCTAGCCGCTGATCCATCCCAAGTTTATAAGTGTAGATAA